The following proteins come from a genomic window of Primulina eburnea isolate SZY01 unplaced genomic scaffold, ASM2296580v1 ctg994_ERROPOS2195505+, whole genome shotgun sequence:
- the LOC140822668 gene encoding subtilisin-like serine-protease S yields MGSLANIKQTGFELYLLLFIFLAGISSSCSSKLYVVYMGSKGSADPDDILRQNHQILSAVHGGSVEQAKASHVYSYRYGFRGFAAKLTDQQASEVAEMPGVVSVFPNTKRSVHTTHSWEFMGLNAEETMEIPGYSTKNQVNVIVGFIDTGIWPETPSFSDVNMPPVPDGWRGQCQAGEAFNISTCNRKLIGAKYYLSGYEAEEESDETMSYKSPRDSSGHGSHTASIAAGRYVANMNYKGLATGGARGGAPMARIAVYKTCWSSACYDVDLLAAFDDAVRDGVHILSVSLGSDEPPMDYFSDAISVGSFHAVSHGITVVASVGNKGNPGSATNLAPWLITVAACSTDRDFASDIFLGNGAHFLGESLSLAKMNISRRIISASEAYAGYFTPYQSSYCLDSSLNSTKAKNKVLVCRHAGSSTESKLAKSVVVKEAGGVGMILIDEEDKDVAVPFVIPAGIVGEETGDKILSYINKTRNATSMILSAKTVLGSHIAPQVASFSSKGPNTLTPEILKPDIAAPGLNILASWSPAISKINFNILSGTSMACPHVTGIVALIKAIHKSWSPSAIKSALMTTATMLDKHRKPITAGPDGRKANAFDLGSGFINPRTVLDPGLIYDSTPTDYKAFLCSIGYSERSLRMITGDNSTCSPTFATPSSLNYPSITVPNLKKTFMISRTVTNVGGPRSIYRAVVFPPAGINVTVVPKRLVFTRYLQKMNFTVKFEVTGPVEDYVFGSLSWRNKRSWVTSPLVVRVTRSKLSLMA; encoded by the exons ATGGGTTCTTTGGCAAATATTAAACAGACTGGTTTTGAACTGTATCTATTGCTATTCATTTTCCTTGCAGGGATTAGCTCATCTTGTTCGTCTAAG TTGTATGTGGTGTACATGGGCAGCAAAGGTAGTGCCGACCCAGATGATATTTTAAGGCAAAACCATCAAATTCTTTCAGCTGTTCATGGAGGAAG TGTGGAGCAAGCAAAGGCTTCTCATGTTTACAGTTATAGATATGGTTTTAGGGGCTTTGCTGCCAAGTTGACTGATCAACAAGCTTCTGAAGTCGCAG AAATGCCCGGAGTGGTATCTGTGTTTCCCAATACAAAAAGGAGTGTTCACACCACACATTCTTGGGAATTCATGGGACTCAATGCCGAAGAAACTATGGAGATCCCAGGTTATTCTACCAAGAACCAAGTTAATGTCATCGTTGGATTTATTGATACTG GAATTTGGCCAGAGACCCCAAGTTTTAGTGATGTTAACATGCCCCCAGTGCCGGATGGATGGAGGGGGCAATGCCAAGCAGGGGAAGCATTCAACATTTCTACATGCAACAg GAAATTGATTGGGGCCAAATACTACCTGAGTGGCTACGAAGCCGAAGAAGAATCGGATGAAACTATGTCTTACAAATCTCCAAGGGACAGCTCTGGCCATGGGAGCCACACAGCTTCAATTGCTGCTGGTCGTTATGTTGCTAACATGAATTACAAAGGGCTGGCAACCGGTGGAGCTAGAGGTGGAGCTCCAATGGCTCGAATTGCTGTATACAAGACGTGCTGGAGCTCGGCTTGCTACGATGTTGATTTGTTGGCTGCATTTGATGATGCGGTAAGAGACGGTGTGCATATTTTATCTGTTTCCTTGGGGTCAGATGAACCTCCGATGGATTATTTTAGTGATGCCATCTCTGTGGGATCGTTTCACGCTGTTAGCCATGGGATAACTGTGGTTGCCTCAGTTGGAAACAAAGGAAATCCGGGTTCTGCAACAAATCTTGCTCCTTGGTTGATCACTGTGGCAGCATGCTCAACAGATAGGGATTTTGCATCGGATATCTTTCTCGGAAATGGAGCTCATTTCTTG GGTGAAAGTCTGAGTCTAGCGAAAATGAATATCTCAAGAAGGATCATCTCCGCTTCTGAAGCTTATGCGGGATACTTCACTCCTTATCAATCCAG CTACTGCTTGGATAGCTCTTTGAATAGTACGAAGGCCAAAAATAAAGTTCTGGTGTGCCGACATGCTGGGAGCTCAACAGAGTCGAAGCTGGCAAAAAGCGTGGTTGTTAAAGAAGCTGGAGGAGTTGGAATGATTCTTATAGATGAAGAGGATAAAGATGTTGCTGTCCCTTTTGTAATTCCAGCAGGAATTGTTGGAGAAGAAACTGGAGACAAGATTCTATCATACATAAATAAAACACG GAATGCTACCTCGATGATTCTTTCTGCCAAGACTGTTTTAGGATCCCATATTGCTCCACAAGTAGCATCCTTTTCTTCAAAGGGTCCGAATACATTAACTCCTGAAATTCTTAAG CCTGACATAGCGGCACCTGGATTGAATATCTTGGCATCCTGGTCTCCGgcaatttcaaaaattaatttcaacaTACTTTCTGGAACTTCAATGGCTTGTCCCCATGTAACCGGAATTGTTGCCTTGATAAAAGCCATCCACAAGTCTTGGTCCCCATCTGCCATCAAATCTGCACTCATGACTACGg CTACTATGCTGGACAAGCATCGGAAACCAATTACAGCTGGCCCAGATGGACGAAAGGCAAATGCATTTGATTTAGGCTCTGGTTTTATAAACCCAAGAACGGTTCTGGATCCAGGTCTAATTTATGATTCAACACCCACAGATTACAAAGCGTTTCTCTGCTCCATCGGTTATAGCGAGAGATCTCTTCGTATGATCACAGGAGACAACAGCACTTGCAGTCCAACCTTCGCAACACCATCTAGCCTTAACTATCCCTCCATTACGGTTCCCAATCTGAAAAAGACGTTTATGATCAGTCGAACGGTGACTAATGTGGGAGGCCCAAGAAGTATCTACAGAGCAGTAGTGTTTCCTCCCGCAGGGATAAATGTTACCGTAGTGCCTAAAAGACTTGTCTTCACAAGGTATTTGCAGAAGATGAATTTCACCGTGAAGTTTGAGGTAACAGGTCCGGTTGAAGATTACGTTTTCGGGTCCTTGTCATGGAGGAACAAAAGATCTTGGGTTACCAGCCCCTTGGTTGTGCGGGTTACACGTTCCAAGTTAAGTTTAATGGCTTAA
- the LOC140822669 gene encoding N-acylphosphatidylethanolamine synthase isoform X3: MDDPLMWGLKDFPITDPKLGRWVLAAEDICFKNSMLSYFFRLGKCIPITRGAGIYQEHMNEALDYLRDGSWLHTFPEGKVCQEDAPIRRLKWGTASLIVRAPITPIVLPIVHNGFDKVMPEKYIFGRRPPFPLWNREIRIVIGEPMIFDIPKLKPRAVEMSRDLSFSSVGWPNTTPCGLDEAAQRCLYKIISERIQVAMEDLRNAASSAGKTFLKARN; the protein is encoded by the exons ATGGATGACCCGTTGATGTGGGGGCTTAAGGATTTCCCAATCACGGACCCAAAGTTAGGTAGATGGGTACTAGCTGCAGAAGACatatgcttcaaaaattccatgCTGTCGTATTTCTTCCGACTTG GTAAATGTATTCCGATAACAAGGGGAGCTGGAATCTATCAGGAGCATATGAATGAGGCTCTTGACTACTTGAGAGATGGATCTTGG TTGCATACATTTCCAGAGGGAAAAGTGTGTCAAGAAGATGCACCTATACGAAGATTGAAGTGGGGGACTGCCAGTCTCATTGTTCGAGCCCCCATAACTCCAATAGTTTTGCCTATAGTTCATAATGGTTTTGACAAG GTGATGCCCGAGAAGTATATTTTTGGAAGAAGACCTCCTTTTCCCTTGTGGAACAGGGAGATAAGGATAGTTATCGGTGAACCAATGATATTCGACATCCCTAAATTAAAGCCAAGGGCTGTAGAGATGTCAAGGGATTTATCGTTTTCTAGTGTTGGATGGCCCAACACCACTCCTTGTGGACTCGATGAAGCAGCACAAAGATGTctatataaaattatttcagAACGCATTCAGGTGGCCATGGAGGATTTGCGGAATGCTGCTTCTTCTGCTGGTAAAACATTTCTAAAGGCACGCAACTGA
- the LOC140822669 gene encoding N-acylphosphatidylethanolamine synthase isoform X2 — protein MMDDPLMWGLKDFPITDPKLGRWVLAAEDICFKNSMLSYFFRLGKCIPITRGAGIYQEHMNEALDYLRDGSWLHTFPEGKVCQEDAPIRRLKWGTASLIVRAPITPIVLPIVHNGFDKVMPEKYIFGRRPPFPLWNREIRIVIGEPMIFDIPKLKPRAVEMSRDLSFSSVGWPNTTPCGLDEAAQRCLYKIISERIQVAMEDLRNAASSAGKTFLKARN, from the exons AT GATGGATGACCCGTTGATGTGGGGGCTTAAGGATTTCCCAATCACGGACCCAAAGTTAGGTAGATGGGTACTAGCTGCAGAAGACatatgcttcaaaaattccatgCTGTCGTATTTCTTCCGACTTG GTAAATGTATTCCGATAACAAGGGGAGCTGGAATCTATCAGGAGCATATGAATGAGGCTCTTGACTACTTGAGAGATGGATCTTGG TTGCATACATTTCCAGAGGGAAAAGTGTGTCAAGAAGATGCACCTATACGAAGATTGAAGTGGGGGACTGCCAGTCTCATTGTTCGAGCCCCCATAACTCCAATAGTTTTGCCTATAGTTCATAATGGTTTTGACAAG GTGATGCCCGAGAAGTATATTTTTGGAAGAAGACCTCCTTTTCCCTTGTGGAACAGGGAGATAAGGATAGTTATCGGTGAACCAATGATATTCGACATCCCTAAATTAAAGCCAAGGGCTGTAGAGATGTCAAGGGATTTATCGTTTTCTAGTGTTGGATGGCCCAACACCACTCCTTGTGGACTCGATGAAGCAGCACAAAGATGTctatataaaattatttcagAACGCATTCAGGTGGCCATGGAGGATTTGCGGAATGCTGCTTCTTCTGCTGGTAAAACATTTCTAAAGGCACGCAACTGA
- the LOC140822669 gene encoding N-acylphosphatidylethanolamine synthase isoform X1 has product MRKMEWAARADHLGGVPRKLVFLAVGALSKAVVNLFNTTTVYNVETLLRLVRSRPSGVPLLTVSNHMSTMDDPLMWGLKDFPITDPKLGRWVLAAEDICFKNSMLSYFFRLGKCIPITRGAGIYQEHMNEALDYLRDGSWLHTFPEGKVCQEDAPIRRLKWGTASLIVRAPITPIVLPIVHNGFDKVMPEKYIFGRRPPFPLWNREIRIVIGEPMIFDIPKLKPRAVEMSRDLSFSSVGWPNTTPCGLDEAAQRCLYKIISERIQVAMEDLRNAASSAGKTFLKARN; this is encoded by the exons ATGAGGAAGATGGAGTGGGCGGCGAGAGCGGACCACCTGGGTGGAGTACCTCGGAAGTTAGTGTTCTTGGCCGTGGGAGCACTCTCGAAGGCAGTAGTGAATCTGTTCAATACCACCACAGTTTACAACGTCGAAACCCTTCTCCGCCTCGTCCGATCCCGCCCTTCCGGCGTCCCGTTACTCACTGTCAGCAATCACATGTCAAC GATGGATGACCCGTTGATGTGGGGGCTTAAGGATTTCCCAATCACGGACCCAAAGTTAGGTAGATGGGTACTAGCTGCAGAAGACatatgcttcaaaaattccatgCTGTCGTATTTCTTCCGACTTG GTAAATGTATTCCGATAACAAGGGGAGCTGGAATCTATCAGGAGCATATGAATGAGGCTCTTGACTACTTGAGAGATGGATCTTGG TTGCATACATTTCCAGAGGGAAAAGTGTGTCAAGAAGATGCACCTATACGAAGATTGAAGTGGGGGACTGCCAGTCTCATTGTTCGAGCCCCCATAACTCCAATAGTTTTGCCTATAGTTCATAATGGTTTTGACAAG GTGATGCCCGAGAAGTATATTTTTGGAAGAAGACCTCCTTTTCCCTTGTGGAACAGGGAGATAAGGATAGTTATCGGTGAACCAATGATATTCGACATCCCTAAATTAAAGCCAAGGGCTGTAGAGATGTCAAGGGATTTATCGTTTTCTAGTGTTGGATGGCCCAACACCACTCCTTGTGGACTCGATGAAGCAGCACAAAGATGTctatataaaattatttcagAACGCATTCAGGTGGCCATGGAGGATTTGCGGAATGCTGCTTCTTCTGCTGGTAAAACATTTCTAAAGGCACGCAACTGA
- the LOC140822673 gene encoding 2-methylpropanoate--CoA ligase CCL4-like: MYPLEQSPANYNSRLLSSPYLQETHTLPWKKSWKPSCKKFNSRAATKCIIQPSESVPLMNKKSVESVVQETERFTEHKVKQGSSAANSTPLTPIGFLERAAVVYGNCPSVIHNEKTYTWSETHARCVRLASSIVSLGVKKGEVVSVVAPNIPAMCELHFAVPMSGAILNNVNLRLDAKAISNLLQHSESKLVFVDYQASSSVQEAVSLFPPNLQRPILVLITEDNGDDCQINGKDDHYKIIYEKMVENGDAGFKWIRPDSEWEPITLNYTSGTTSSPKGVLNSHRGAFLIAMDSLLDWSVPKQPVYLWTLPMFHANGWSYAWGMAAVGGVNVCLRRVDGPSICEALRKYKVTNMCGAPVVLSMITNYLGGKHLDSPVQIMTAGAPPPAAVLGLAEKLGFIVSHGYGLTETGGPVVSCTWKKEWNNLPALERAKLKARQGVATIGFAEADVVDPETGASVKRDGTTIGEIVLKGGSVMLGYLKDPEGTSYCMKDNGWFYTGDVGVMHPDGYLEVKDRSKDIIICGGENLSSVEMESVLYSQPAVKEAAVVARPDTFWGETPCAFVSLKEDVKDKPTEKEIREFCKARMPLYMVPRTVVFMAELPKTSTGKIQKFLLRDMAKALPPKSTVSESDKINNA, from the coding sequence ATGTATCCACTTGAGCAATCTCCTGCAAATTATAATTCTAGGCTTCTTTCGTCACCATATCTCCAAGAAACTCACACCCTCCCGTGGAAGAAATCATGGAAACCGAGTTGTAAAAAGTTTAATTCCAGGGCTGCAACAAAATGCATCATTCAACCTTCAGAATCCGTGCCTCTCATGAATAAAAAATCTGTCGAATCTGTCGTTCAAGAAACTGAACGATTCACAGAACACAAGGTGAAGCAGGGATCTTCTGCGGCGAATTCAACCCCTCTCACCCCTATAGGGTTCTTGGAAAGGGCTGCTGTTGTTTATGGAAACTGCCCTTCTGTTATTCACAACGAGAAAACTTATACATGGTCTGAAACTCACGCCAGATGTGTGAGATTGGCCTCTTCGATTGTGTCGCTAGGCGTCAAGAAAGGCGAAGTTGTTTCTGTAGTGGCACCCAATATCCCTGCGATGTGTGAGCTCCATTTTGCGGTTCCTATGTCTGGCGCCATTCTTAATAATGTTAATCTTCGGCTGGATGCGAAAGCGATCTCCAATCTGCTACAGCACAGCGAGTCTAAGCTTGTGTTTGTTGATTATCAAGCATCTTCGTCAGTCCAGGAAGCTGTTTCATTGTTTCCTCCGAATCTGCAGCGCCCGATTTTAGTTCTGATCACAGAAGATAATGGAGATGATTGTCAGATCAATGGGAAAGATGATCATTACAAGATAATTTACGAAAAAATGGTCGAGAATGGTGATGCTGGTTTCAAATGGATTAGACCAGACAGCGAGTGGGAACCGATTACATTGAATTACACCTCCGGCACCACCTCTTCTCCTAAAGGAGTGCTGAACAGCCACCGAGGAGCATTCTTGATCGCAATGGATTCATTGCTTGATTGGTCTGTTCCAAAGCAGCCTGTGTACCTGTGGACACTTCCTATGTTCCACGCCAACGGGTGGTCCTACGCCTGGGGCATGGCCGCCGTTGGCGGAGTTAATGTGTGCCTCCGCCGTGTCGATGGACCCTCCATCTGTGAAGCATTACGCAAGTATAAAGTAACAAATATGTGTGGCGCACCAGTGGTGCTTAGCATGATAACAAATTACCTTGGCGGGAAACACCTTGATAGTCCAGTTCAAATCATGACCGCAGGAGCACCGCCTCCCGCGGCTGTTCTCGGCCTAGCGGAGAAATTAGGTTTCATCGTGAGTCATGGCTATGGGTTGACGGAGACCGGCGGGCCGGTGGTATCATGCACGTGGAAGAAAGAATGGAACAATCTGCCAGCCCTAGAAAGAGCCAAACTGAAAGCAAGACAAGGAGTGGCAACCATCGGATTCGCAGAGGCCGACGTCGTGGATCCCGAAACTGGGGCGAGCGTGAAAAGGGACGGAACAACAATCGGAGAAATCGTGTTAAAAGGTGGATCCGTGATGCTTGGTTATCTCAAAGATCCCGAAGGAACTTCGTATTGCATGAAAGACAATGGCTGGTTCTACACTGGAGATGTAGGCGTGATGCACCCGGATGGATACTTAGAAGTGAAAGACAGATCCAAGGATATCATCATCTGCGGCGGCGAGAATCTAAGCAGTGTTGAGATGGAGTCTGTGCTTTACTCCCAACCGGCGGTTAAAGAAGCGGCTGTGGTTGCTCGGCCGGATACTTTCTGGGGCGAGACGCCGTGCGCGTTCGTGAGTTTGAAGGAGGACGTGAAAGACAAGCCAACGGAGAAAGAGATAAGAGAATTCTGCAAGGCGAGGATGCCGCTTTATATGGTCCCAAGAACGGTGGTTTTCATGGCAGAGCTTCCGAAGACTTCGACTGGTAAAATCCAGAAATTTCTGCTCAGAGATATGGCGAAAGCTTTGCCCCCGAAGTCAACTGTGAGCGAATCCgataaaataaataatgcatAA
- the LOC140822685 gene encoding 2-methylpropanoate--CoA ligase CCL4-like has protein sequence MDQLKPSPANSSPLTPIGFLERAATVYADCPSIVYNSISYTWSQTYRRCLKMASSICSLGIIPGDVVSVVAPNIPAMYELHFAIPMAGAVLNTINLRLDSRTVSVLFRHARPKLVFVDHQSVSLVLEAVTLFPGDYRRLLLVIITEGESEYPIAKGDFHGSYEHMMSMGSSDFNWVRPKSEYDPLTLNYTSGTTSTPKGVVHSHRGTFIVAMDSLLEWSVPKEPVYMWTLPMFHANGWSYTWGMAAVGGTNICLRKFDASVIYANIRQHNVTHMCGAPVVLNMLSNVPDEKPLERTVHILTAGAPPPAAVLAKTESLGFVVCHGYGLTETGGLVVCCSWKQNWNRFPAAERARLKARQGVRTVGMAEVDVIDPQSGKSVARDGKTLGEIVLRGGCIMLGYLRDPENTSKSMKNGWFFTGDVGVMHPDGYLEIKDRSKDVIISGGENLSSVEVESVLYMYQDVKEAAVVARPDKFWGETPCAFVSFKEGVKQKPTESDVIAFCREKLPRFMVPKTVVFVDELPKTSTGKIQKFVLRKMAAAMGASKTSRL, from the coding sequence ATGGATCAACTGAAGCCCAGCCCTGCGAATTCCAGCCCTCTGACGCCGATTGGCTTCCTTGAGAGAGCCGCCACAGTCTACGCTGATTGCCCTTCCATCGTTTACAACTCCATCTCCTACACATGGTCTCAAACCTATCGCAGATGCTTGAAAATGGCGTCCTCGATTTGTTCCTTAGGCATCATTCCGGGAGACGTGGTCTCTGTGGTGGCTCCGAATATCCCGGCCATGTATGAGCTTCATTTCGCCATACCCATGGCCGGCGCAGTGCTCAACACCATCAACCTGCGTCTTGATTCCCGTACGGTTTCTGTCCTGTTCCGCCATGCTCGACCAAAGCTTGTTTTCGTCGATCATCAATCGGTATCTTTGGTTCTTGAAGCGGTGACACTGTTCCCGGGTGATTATCGGCGTCTCTTGCTTGTGATTATCACTGAAGGTGAGTCGGAATATCCGATAGCGAAAGGGGATTTTCATGGTAGTTATGAACATATGATGTCAATGGGTAGTTCAGATTTCAATTGGGTTCGTCCCAAATCTGAATACGATCCATTGACTTTGAACTACACGTCGGGAACAACCTCTACGCCGAAAGGAGTCGTCCACAGTCATCGGGGAACATTCATTGTCGCCATGGATTCATTGCTTGAGTGGTCCGTTCCGAAAGAGCCTGTTTACATGTGGACTCTGCCCATGTTTCACGCCAACGGGTGGAGCTACACCTGGGGCATGGCTGCAGTCGGCGGAACCAATATCTGCCTCCGCAAATTCGACGCTTCCGTTATCTACGCCAACATACGCCAACACAACGTGACCCACATGTGTGGGGCGCCGGTGGTGCTCAACATGCTGTCGAACGTTCCAGATGAAAAGCCACTGGAAAGGACTGTTCATATTCTGACCGCCGGCGCTCCTCCTCCTGCAGCGGTGCTTGCTAAAACTGAGTCACTCGGATTTGTGGTATGTCATGGATATGGCCTGACGGAGACCGGAGGGCTAGTCGTTTGTTGCTCGTGGAAGCAGAACTGGAACAGATTTCCAGCGGCGGAACGGGCCCGGCTGAAAGCTAGACAGGGAGTGAGAACCGTAGGAATGGCGGAGGTGGATGTAATCGATCCTCAATCAGGGAAGAGCGTGGCTCGAGATGGAAAAACTCTAGGTGAAATCGTGTTAAGGGGTGGATGCATAATGTTGGGATACCTTAGAGATCCCGAAAACACATCGAAATCCATGAAAAACGGCTGGTTCTTCACCGGCGATGTCGGGGTGATGCACCCAGACGGGTACTTAGAAATAAAAGACAGATCAAAGGACGTAATAATCAGCGGTGGAGAAAATCTGAGCAGCGTGGAAGTGGAGTCCGTGTTGTACATGTACCAGGATGTGAAAGAGGCGGCGGTGGTGGCGCGGCCGGACAAGTTCTGGGGCGAGACGCCGTGTGCGTTTGTCAGCTTCAAGGAGGGTGTCAAACAAAAGCCGACGGAGAGCGACGTCATAGCCTTTTGCAGAGAGAAACTGCCGCGCTTCATGGTGCCGAAGACGGTAGTTTTTGTGGATGAGCTTCCAAAAACCTCCACCGGAAAAATACAGAAATTTGTGCTGAGGAAGATGGCGGCCGCCATGGGGGCTTCGAAGACGAGCAGGCTTTAG